The genomic stretch AAAAATCATTTTGCATATCGATAACAATAATCGCTGTTCGTTCAAGATCAATCATGACTTCCTGCGGCTTAGCCTGCATTGCGATGGAATGAACAGGCTGCTGTAAACGCCGCAGATCAGCTCTGGTCTCAGATACTCTCCAATGGTTCTTCTTGTTTCCAATACGATTCATAGGCTCTCCTCTTCTCTATGAAATTAGGGTTTAGCCAAAAATTCGGTTGTAAATGCTTTGGACACATCCTGCTCCTTCGACAAACCTTTGGCATCCAGCATTTGCTCGAGCAATTCCGTCCACCGCTCGTTAGTCATAAAACCAATTCCGTTCGTTGTCGTTTCATCTGTCGAAATAAATTCCTTCTGATGCTCAGCCTCATAATCCAATGCTTCTAGTGTCACATCTGGATTGTACGTTTGAATAAGCGGATTAACCGTTTTATAGTTATCCAAGTAATAGCTCCAGCCCTTTTGGCTTGCTTGTACAACTGCCTTGACGACTTCAGGATGCTTCTTAATATAGTCCTCCGTCGTGAATAGAACGTCAGCATAGTTGGCATAACCCGAATCCGCAATTTTAAGAACATCAACATCCACGCCTTGCTGTGCAAGGACATACGGCTCATTCGTTATATATCCTTGATTCAATGCATTCTTATCATTAATGAAGTTAACCAATTGACCTGTGTATTTCATTTCTTGCACAGTCGACAGCTCGTATTTGTTTTTAATATATTCCCAATATGGAACTGCTGTGCCCATGTAAACTGTTTTATCATCCAAATCCTCGAATCCGTTAATTTCCTCACCCTTATGATAGATCAGCACTTGCGGCGTATACTGAAAGCCAGCCAAAATGCCCACTACCGGAATCCCTTGCTCTCTCGCCTTCAAAATTTCATCCGCATAGGATATACCAAAGTCTGCTTTGCCTGAAGCGACCAATTGCATCGCCGAAACTTCCGGTCCGCCCGGCTGAATCGTCATGTCAATGCCGCTTTCCTTGTAGTAGTCTTGTTGAAGTGCTGCAAAATAACCGCCATCCTCACCTTTGGAGAACCAGCCTTCTAAAAGCTTGACGCTCGTATTTCCAGCATCAGCCGCGTCGCTACCAGAAGCTGGCTCACTAGCGTTATTCCCACAAGCTGCAACAGTCATCGTCATGGCAACCAAACCTGCGGCAAACCAAGTTTTCGTATTCTTCATCATTAAAATCTCCCCCATAATTCATCGTTTTTTTGTAATTAATTGATTTAATAAGTTGAACTTAAAAATGAAGTGTAAGCGAAGCGAGAAAATCGTTCTGGAGAAACGAAGTGTTCGCCTTTGCAGCCGGATTCTTACCCTTAAATGTCTTAGGAAATCAAAGAATCTGGCTGCAACAGCGATCGTAAGAATGATCTTCTCGCGCAGCGACCACAACGTAAATGTTTAGTTCAACTTGTATAGATCGTTAGCTTATTTCATGGCCGATTCATGCCACGATTGCAGCAGCTTGTTAGAAAAATAATTTATGATCAAGAAAAACACAATGCCAAGCAGTGATGCCGCAAGTCCACAAGCGAATAGATAAGGGGTCTGCAGACGATTCGCCGCAACGGTAATGCCGTAGCCTAACCCGCCTTTCCCGCCTCCGATTCCAGCTATATATTCCCCTACGATGGCTCCTACAACAGCGCTGGAGCAGGAAATTTTCAAGCCAGCCATAATATAAGGAAGGGCTGCTGGAAAGCGCAGCTTCCAAATCGTTTGCAGCTTTCCTGCATTGTAAAGATAAAAGAGGTTTTTCGTATTTTGATCTGTCGAATTGAGACCTATTAAAGTATTTGAAAGAATAGGGAAAAAGCTGATCAAGAACGATATAATAACGATGGCATTGATTCCAGCTCCGAACCAGATGACGATGATCGGTGCGACGGCAACAACTGGAATCGTCTGTAGAATGATGGCGTATGGGTACACACTTTTCTCGACCGTTTTAGACAATGCCAGAATAATGGCTGTTCCGATGCCGAGCACTACGCTGAGTGCAAAACCGATCAGAGCCTCTACAATGGTCGTCGATACTGAGGATACAAGATTAGACCAATTGTTCACTGCCGATTGGGCGATATCCGATGGTTTAGGCAAAATATAGGCCGGTGTACCGATCAGCCTGACGATTAGCTCCCAGCCTCCAACAAAAAGAATGAATACGACAAGCGGCGGCATAATTTTGTTCAAAAGCCTACTTGCTTGCTCTGATACATTAACACCTTCCTTCTTCATTAAAGCTGCATTCGCCGATACTGATGTGCCTGAAGTGCCGTTGACTGCTACTTTGTTCATCATTTCATCCATCCCCTCTCCCTTTCTGATATTAATGTTTAAGAATGCTGGAAATTGTTCTTACATACTCTCCGAATTCAGGCTGAGTTCTAAATTCTTCCTCTCTCGGAAACCCAGCTGGAATATCCATAATATTTGATATTTTCCCAGGCCGAGAGGTCATGACTACAACACGAGTGGAGAGAAATACGGCTTCGAAAACGTTGTGCGTAATAAACAACACCGACATCCTCTGATCCTGCTGCCATATATTTAACAGCTCATCCTGCAAGGTTTGACGTGTAATTTCATCCAGTGCTCCAAATGGCTCGTCCATTAGCAGCAGCTTTGGTCTTGAAATGAGCGCTCTTGCAATGGATACCCTCATTTTCATTCCACCTGATAGCTCTCTAGGCAGCACCTTCATATAATCCTTTAATCCCACTAGCTCCAGCACACGCTCACCTTCTGCTATTCGTTCTTTCTTCGGCACCCCTCGAAGCGTCAAGGGAAGTGTTACATTATCAATCAGCTTCGACCATGGAAGCAGCGTATGTTCTTGGAATACAA from Paenibacillus sp. FSL H8-0548 encodes the following:
- a CDS encoding ABC transporter substrate-binding protein — its product is MMKNTKTWFAAGLVAMTMTVAACGNNASEPASGSDAADAGNTSVKLLEGWFSKGEDGGYFAALQQDYYKESGIDMTIQPGGPEVSAMQLVASGKADFGISYADEILKAREQGIPVVGILAGFQYTPQVLIYHKGEEINGFEDLDDKTVYMGTAVPYWEYIKNKYELSTVQEMKYTGQLVNFINDKNALNQGYITNEPYVLAQQGVDVDVLKIADSGYANYADVLFTTEDYIKKHPEVVKAVVQASQKGWSYYLDNYKTVNPLIQTYNPDVTLEALDYEAEHQKEFISTDETTTNGIGFMTNERWTELLEQMLDAKGLSKEQDVSKAFTTEFLAKP
- a CDS encoding ABC transporter permease; its protein translation is MKKEGVNVSEQASRLLNKIMPPLVVFILFVGGWELIVRLIGTPAYILPKPSDIAQSAVNNWSNLVSSVSTTIVEALIGFALSVVLGIGTAIILALSKTVEKSVYPYAIILQTIPVVAVAPIIVIWFGAGINAIVIISFLISFFPILSNTLIGLNSTDQNTKNLFYLYNAGKLQTIWKLRFPAALPYIMAGLKISCSSAVVGAIVGEYIAGIGGGKGGLGYGITVAANRLQTPYLFACGLAASLLGIVFFLIINYFSNKLLQSWHESAMK
- a CDS encoding ABC transporter ATP-binding protein, encoding MLLTQNGATPLSTERNTGSMLSLKDVGKIYPNGTVAVQHADLQVQEGEFLCFVGPSGCGKSTIFNMIAGLTSPTSGEMSVLGTSPKDARKQNDIAFVFQEHTLLPWSKLIDNVTLPLTLRGVPKKERIAEGERVLELVGLKDYMKVLPRELSGGMKMRVSIARALISRPKLLLMDEPFGALDEITRQTLQDELLNIWQQDQRMSVLFITHNVFEAVFLSTRVVVMTSRPGKISNIMDIPAGFPREEEFRTQPEFGEYVRTISSILKH